A genomic window from Cucumis melo cultivar AY chromosome 8, USDA_Cmelo_AY_1.0, whole genome shotgun sequence includes:
- the LOC103484348 gene encoding putative ALA-interacting subunit 2 isoform X4 → MGIIFIPVGLLVLHASHSVAEIVYRYDTECVPASYKNNMVAYIKDSSVPKLCSFSIKVNKTMKAPIYIYYQLDNYYQNHRRYVKSRSDKQLVHGLAYNDTSSCKPLQSHNGLPIVPCGLIAWSLFNDTYKFVLGKSELKVNRKNIAWESDREHKFGKHVYPFNFQNGSLIGGGNLDPNIPLSDHEDLIVWMRTAALPSFRKLYGRIEEDLHADDVLAIKLMNNYNTYSFGGTKKLVISTSSWLGGRNDFLGCAYIFVGSSSLLVSIFFTLLHMKSRPFREINFSSRNKSSSTD, encoded by the exons ATGGGAATTATTTTCATTCCTGTTGGGCTTCTTGTCCTTCATGCTTCCCACAGT GTTGCTGAAATTGTATACAGATATGATACTGAATGTGTACCTGcgtcatataaaaataatatggTGGCGTATATTAAAGATAGTTCAGTTCCTAAACTTTGCTCCTTTTCCATAAAG GTCAACAAGACTATGAAAGCTCCAATTTACATTTACTATCAACTAGATAACTACTATCAGAACCACCGGAG GTATGTCAAAAGTAGAAGTGATAAGCAGCTGGTACATGGACTGGCATACAACGATACAAGTTCCTGCAAACCATTACAGTCGCATAATGGTCTTCCGATTGTCCCTTGTGGGTTGATAGCATGGAGTTTGTTCAATGACACATATAAGTTTGTCCTTGGGAAATCTGAATTGAAGGTGAATAGGAAGAACATTGCATGGGAAAGCGACCGTGAACATAAATTTGGAAAGCATGTATATCCTTTTAACTTTCAAAATGGAAGCTTGATTGGTGGTGGAAATCTAGATCCAAACATTCCT CTGAGTGATCATGAAGATCTAATTGTCTGGATGCGCACTGCCGCTCTTCCAAGCTTCAGAAAGTTATATGGTAGAATTGAAGAAGATTTGCATGCCGATGATGTTTTAGCTATAAAATTAATGAACAACTATAACACGTACAGCTTTGGAGGAACAAAGAAACTTGTTATTTCAACATCAAGCTGGTTGGGGGGAAGAAATGATTTCCTTGGATGTGCCTACATTTTTGTAGGATCCTCTTCGCTCCTGGTTTCTATATTCTTCACATTGCTACACATGAAATCGAG GCCCTTCAGGGAAATAAACTTTTCATCTAGGAATAAAAGCAGCAGTACGGATTAA
- the LOC103484348 gene encoding putative ALA-interacting subunit 2 isoform X1 produces the protein MLGNRYILDSLGCFILLLLKLLLAIKFRVCGNLLQVNFVDLFLIHLMYSCKHCAIVAPNAAFYRFTQQSLPACKPVLTPTWVISVFLLMGIIFIPVGLLVLHASHSVAEIVYRYDTECVPASYKNNMVAYIKDSSVPKLCSFSIKVNKTMKAPIYIYYQLDNYYQNHRRYVKSRSDKQLVHGLAYNDTSSCKPLQSHNGLPIVPCGLIAWSLFNDTYKFVLGKSELKVNRKNIAWESDREHKFGKHVYPFNFQNGSLIGGGNLDPNIPLSDHEDLIVWMRTAALPSFRKLYGRIEEDLHADDVLAIKLMNNYNTYSFGGTKKLVISTSSWLGGRNDFLGCAYIFVGSSSLLVSIFFTLLHMKSRPFREINFSSRNKSSSTD, from the exons ATGCTAGGAAATCGTTATATTTTGGATTCTCTTGGATGCTTTATTCTTTTATTGTTAAAACTACTTTTGGCAATTAAGTTCAGAGTTTGTGGCAACCTTCTGCAAGTCAATTTTGTTGACTTGTTTCTCATTCACTTGATGTATTCTTGTAAACATTGTGCAATTGTTGCACCAAATGCAGCCTTTTATCGTTTTACACAACAGAGCCTACCAGCTTGTAAGCCTGTGTTGACTCCTACATGG GTTATTTCTGTTTTCCTTTTAATGGGAATTATTTTCATTCCTGTTGGGCTTCTTGTCCTTCATGCTTCCCACAGT GTTGCTGAAATTGTATACAGATATGATACTGAATGTGTACCTGcgtcatataaaaataatatggTGGCGTATATTAAAGATAGTTCAGTTCCTAAACTTTGCTCCTTTTCCATAAAG GTCAACAAGACTATGAAAGCTCCAATTTACATTTACTATCAACTAGATAACTACTATCAGAACCACCGGAG GTATGTCAAAAGTAGAAGTGATAAGCAGCTGGTACATGGACTGGCATACAACGATACAAGTTCCTGCAAACCATTACAGTCGCATAATGGTCTTCCGATTGTCCCTTGTGGGTTGATAGCATGGAGTTTGTTCAATGACACATATAAGTTTGTCCTTGGGAAATCTGAATTGAAGGTGAATAGGAAGAACATTGCATGGGAAAGCGACCGTGAACATAAATTTGGAAAGCATGTATATCCTTTTAACTTTCAAAATGGAAGCTTGATTGGTGGTGGAAATCTAGATCCAAACATTCCT CTGAGTGATCATGAAGATCTAATTGTCTGGATGCGCACTGCCGCTCTTCCAAGCTTCAGAAAGTTATATGGTAGAATTGAAGAAGATTTGCATGCCGATGATGTTTTAGCTATAAAATTAATGAACAACTATAACACGTACAGCTTTGGAGGAACAAAGAAACTTGTTATTTCAACATCAAGCTGGTTGGGGGGAAGAAATGATTTCCTTGGATGTGCCTACATTTTTGTAGGATCCTCTTCGCTCCTGGTTTCTATATTCTTCACATTGCTACACATGAAATCGAG GCCCTTCAGGGAAATAAACTTTTCATCTAGGAATAAAAGCAGCAGTACGGATTAA
- the LOC103484348 gene encoding putative ALA-interacting subunit 2 isoform X2: MKSMDLDGSSSLVASEGSGSVPAGHVQARRHTAFYRFTQQSLPACKPVLTPTWVISVFLLMGIIFIPVGLLVLHASHSVAEIVYRYDTECVPASYKNNMVAYIKDSSVPKLCSFSIKVNKTMKAPIYIYYQLDNYYQNHRRYVKSRSDKQLVHGLAYNDTSSCKPLQSHNGLPIVPCGLIAWSLFNDTYKFVLGKSELKVNRKNIAWESDREHKFGKHVYPFNFQNGSLIGGGNLDPNIPLSDHEDLIVWMRTAALPSFRKLYGRIEEDLHADDVLAIKLMNNYNTYSFGGTKKLVISTSSWLGGRNDFLGCAYIFVGSSSLLVSIFFTLLHMKSRPFREINFSSRNKSSSTD, from the exons ATGAAATCTATGGATTTGGATGGAAGCAGCAGCTTAGTGGCCTCTGAAGGATCTGGATCAGTTCCAGCTGGACATGTACAAGCAAGGAGACATACAG CCTTTTATCGTTTTACACAACAGAGCCTACCAGCTTGTAAGCCTGTGTTGACTCCTACATGG GTTATTTCTGTTTTCCTTTTAATGGGAATTATTTTCATTCCTGTTGGGCTTCTTGTCCTTCATGCTTCCCACAGT GTTGCTGAAATTGTATACAGATATGATACTGAATGTGTACCTGcgtcatataaaaataatatggTGGCGTATATTAAAGATAGTTCAGTTCCTAAACTTTGCTCCTTTTCCATAAAG GTCAACAAGACTATGAAAGCTCCAATTTACATTTACTATCAACTAGATAACTACTATCAGAACCACCGGAG GTATGTCAAAAGTAGAAGTGATAAGCAGCTGGTACATGGACTGGCATACAACGATACAAGTTCCTGCAAACCATTACAGTCGCATAATGGTCTTCCGATTGTCCCTTGTGGGTTGATAGCATGGAGTTTGTTCAATGACACATATAAGTTTGTCCTTGGGAAATCTGAATTGAAGGTGAATAGGAAGAACATTGCATGGGAAAGCGACCGTGAACATAAATTTGGAAAGCATGTATATCCTTTTAACTTTCAAAATGGAAGCTTGATTGGTGGTGGAAATCTAGATCCAAACATTCCT CTGAGTGATCATGAAGATCTAATTGTCTGGATGCGCACTGCCGCTCTTCCAAGCTTCAGAAAGTTATATGGTAGAATTGAAGAAGATTTGCATGCCGATGATGTTTTAGCTATAAAATTAATGAACAACTATAACACGTACAGCTTTGGAGGAACAAAGAAACTTGTTATTTCAACATCAAGCTGGTTGGGGGGAAGAAATGATTTCCTTGGATGTGCCTACATTTTTGTAGGATCCTCTTCGCTCCTGGTTTCTATATTCTTCACATTGCTACACATGAAATCGAG GCCCTTCAGGGAAATAAACTTTTCATCTAGGAATAAAAGCAGCAGTACGGATTAA
- the LOC103484348 gene encoding putative ALA-interacting subunit 2 isoform X3 has product MYKQGDIQVISVFLLMGIIFIPVGLLVLHASHSVAEIVYRYDTECVPASYKNNMVAYIKDSSVPKLCSFSIKVNKTMKAPIYIYYQLDNYYQNHRRYVKSRSDKQLVHGLAYNDTSSCKPLQSHNGLPIVPCGLIAWSLFNDTYKFVLGKSELKVNRKNIAWESDREHKFGKHVYPFNFQNGSLIGGGNLDPNIPLSDHEDLIVWMRTAALPSFRKLYGRIEEDLHADDVLAIKLMNNYNTYSFGGTKKLVISTSSWLGGRNDFLGCAYIFVGSSSLLVSIFFTLLHMKSRPFREINFSSRNKSSSTD; this is encoded by the exons ATGTACAAGCAAGGAGACATACAG GTTATTTCTGTTTTCCTTTTAATGGGAATTATTTTCATTCCTGTTGGGCTTCTTGTCCTTCATGCTTCCCACAGT GTTGCTGAAATTGTATACAGATATGATACTGAATGTGTACCTGcgtcatataaaaataatatggTGGCGTATATTAAAGATAGTTCAGTTCCTAAACTTTGCTCCTTTTCCATAAAG GTCAACAAGACTATGAAAGCTCCAATTTACATTTACTATCAACTAGATAACTACTATCAGAACCACCGGAG GTATGTCAAAAGTAGAAGTGATAAGCAGCTGGTACATGGACTGGCATACAACGATACAAGTTCCTGCAAACCATTACAGTCGCATAATGGTCTTCCGATTGTCCCTTGTGGGTTGATAGCATGGAGTTTGTTCAATGACACATATAAGTTTGTCCTTGGGAAATCTGAATTGAAGGTGAATAGGAAGAACATTGCATGGGAAAGCGACCGTGAACATAAATTTGGAAAGCATGTATATCCTTTTAACTTTCAAAATGGAAGCTTGATTGGTGGTGGAAATCTAGATCCAAACATTCCT CTGAGTGATCATGAAGATCTAATTGTCTGGATGCGCACTGCCGCTCTTCCAAGCTTCAGAAAGTTATATGGTAGAATTGAAGAAGATTTGCATGCCGATGATGTTTTAGCTATAAAATTAATGAACAACTATAACACGTACAGCTTTGGAGGAACAAAGAAACTTGTTATTTCAACATCAAGCTGGTTGGGGGGAAGAAATGATTTCCTTGGATGTGCCTACATTTTTGTAGGATCCTCTTCGCTCCTGGTTTCTATATTCTTCACATTGCTACACATGAAATCGAG GCCCTTCAGGGAAATAAACTTTTCATCTAGGAATAAAAGCAGCAGTACGGATTAA
- the LOC103484348 gene encoding putative ALA-interacting subunit 2 isoform X5: MLGNRYILDSLGCFILLLLKLLLAIKFRVCGNLLQVNFVDLFLIHLMYSCKHCAIVAPNAAFYRFTQQSLPACKPVLTPTWVISVFLLMGIIFIPVGLLVLHASHSVAEIVYRYDTECVPASYKNNMVAYIKDSSVPKLCSFSIKVNKTMKAPIYIYYQLDNYYQNHRRYVKSRSDKQLVHGLAYNDTSSCKPLQSHNGLPIVPCGLIAWSLFNDTYKFVLGKSELKVNRKNIAWESDREHKFGKHVYPFNFQNGSLIGGGNLDPNIPLWRNKETCYFNIKLVGGKK; this comes from the exons ATGCTAGGAAATCGTTATATTTTGGATTCTCTTGGATGCTTTATTCTTTTATTGTTAAAACTACTTTTGGCAATTAAGTTCAGAGTTTGTGGCAACCTTCTGCAAGTCAATTTTGTTGACTTGTTTCTCATTCACTTGATGTATTCTTGTAAACATTGTGCAATTGTTGCACCAAATGCAGCCTTTTATCGTTTTACACAACAGAGCCTACCAGCTTGTAAGCCTGTGTTGACTCCTACATGG GTTATTTCTGTTTTCCTTTTAATGGGAATTATTTTCATTCCTGTTGGGCTTCTTGTCCTTCATGCTTCCCACAGT GTTGCTGAAATTGTATACAGATATGATACTGAATGTGTACCTGcgtcatataaaaataatatggTGGCGTATATTAAAGATAGTTCAGTTCCTAAACTTTGCTCCTTTTCCATAAAG GTCAACAAGACTATGAAAGCTCCAATTTACATTTACTATCAACTAGATAACTACTATCAGAACCACCGGAG GTATGTCAAAAGTAGAAGTGATAAGCAGCTGGTACATGGACTGGCATACAACGATACAAGTTCCTGCAAACCATTACAGTCGCATAATGGTCTTCCGATTGTCCCTTGTGGGTTGATAGCATGGAGTTTGTTCAATGACACATATAAGTTTGTCCTTGGGAAATCTGAATTGAAGGTGAATAGGAAGAACATTGCATGGGAAAGCGACCGTGAACATAAATTTGGAAAGCATGTATATCCTTTTAACTTTCAAAATGGAAGCTTGATTGGTGGTGGAAATCTAGATCCAAACATTCCT CTTTGGAGGAACAAAGAAACTTGTTATTTCAACATCAAGCTGGTTGGGGGGAAGAAATGA
- the LOC103484350 gene encoding uncharacterized protein LOC103484350 yields the protein MSLIAGSYENFIWGFKLRPSEPQTLTLTPFFSYHSHISAIKTVAAAGPVAASGGNDQTIHLYDLSTTSSLGSLHDHSAYITSLAFYTPPNLSFPRNLVSAAADGSVCIYDTDPFVHLKTVLPHRKAVNDLSIHPSGKLALTVGHDECLAIINLVRGRRSFYCRLGKEASLVDFDVGGDKFFMVMKEKVSVHEAEDARLLCEFENKKRVSCVTPCENGILLTGGDDRCLTAWDVKSGKVAYTIEEAHPARVRGIVVMTKNSSGAFSDDDPHVVASASTDGVIRVWDVRMTAIKDKPNPLAEANTKARLTCLAGSALKSLRRPQTGKNTSDKGQVVPNVMET from the exons ATGAGTCTCATCGCAGGCTCCTATGAAAATTTCATTTGGGGATTCAAGCTAAGACCTTCCGAACCCCAAACTCTGACGCTAACACCTTTTTTCTCTTACCATTCTCATATTTCCGCCATTAAAACCGTCGCCGCCGCCGGCCCGGTcgctgcttctggtggcaatgATCAAACCATTCACCTCTACGACCTCTCCACCACATCTTCTCTCGGATCACTTCATGATCACTCTGCATACATAACCTCTCTCGCCTTCTATACTCCTCCTAACCTATCGTTTCCTCGTAACCTTGTCTCTGCTGCTGCAGATGGTTCCGTATGTATCTACGATACTGACCCTTTTGTCCACCTCAAGACTGTGTTGCCTCACAGGAAGGCTGTTAATGATCTCTCTATCCACCCCTCTGGAAAGCTCGCATTGACTGTCGGCCATGATGAGTGCTTGGCCATCATCAATTTGGTTCGTGGAAGGAGGAGTTTCTATTGCAGGTTGGGGAAAGAGGCTAGTTTGGTGGATTTTGATGTTGGTGGGGATAAATTTTTCATGGTTATGAAAGAGAAGGTTTCGGTTCATGAGGCAGAGGATGCGCGGTTGCTGTGCGAGTTCGAAAACAAGAAGAGGGTTTCCTGTGTCACGCCCTGCGAG AACGGCATCCTGCTTACAGGTGGAGACGATCGTTGTCTTACAGCATGGGATGTGAAAAGTGGGAAGGTGGCATATACAATAGAAGAAGCACACCCTGCCCGTGTCAGAGGGATTGTTGTTATGACTAAGAATTCCTCTGGTGCTTTCTCTGATGATGATCCTCATGTAGTTGCATCTGCATCAACAGATGGAGTTATACGTGTTTGGGATGTTCGAATGACTGCTATCAAGGACAAGCCAAATCCATTAGCTGAGGCAAATACAAAAGCAAGACTGACTTGTCTTGCCGGATCGGCTCTTAAAT CTCTTCGGCGACCTCAAACTGGGAAGAACACATCAGACAAAGGCCAGGTCGTACCAAATGTGATGGAAACTTAG